In Flavivirga abyssicola, the following are encoded in one genomic region:
- a CDS encoding S41 family peptidase: MHDVIDLHEDIDKVYSQLKKHHPKLYQYTSKEVLDFKFDSLKRTIITPINSREFYKKLAPVVSQVKQGHISLSSANKWYTKKERKQLLKNKFEFYALDFEYLENKLWVKNTRGKDSTMVGSEVVKIEEDLVSDLIGVYKTRFSSDGYNTTLHNRYVGRHFSNFYYKDKGFVDSLRVTFKNKDSLFIKTFRRLKKKEKSKKQDSTKTKKRVKLTSEEKKANRLASKKKRKFNRKHGFIKKNKEYTRNFGFVKKAKGVAYMKLRSFTNGNYKKFYKESFAKLDSAKTKYLILDLRDNGGGRIAEIDYLYSYLTKDKYKFIEDSEVNSRVPFLKFLMSNTTPNSLKILSGIVSPIIVVQNLIRTRKRDGKLYYRFRQTKVRAPRPLHFTGHIYVLINGNSFSASSLISTHLKATKRATFVGEETGGAYNGTVAGIYKIYELPNTKLKIRMGMMQVEAPQKQNPDGYGVKPDIEILPTVNDRNLKKDSELEWVLNDIKEKG, encoded by the coding sequence TTGCATGATGTTATTGATTTACACGAAGATATAGATAAAGTATATAGTCAATTAAAAAAACATCATCCTAAATTATATCAATACACCTCCAAAGAAGTTTTGGATTTTAAGTTTGATAGCTTGAAACGCACCATTATTACACCAATTAACTCTAGGGAATTCTATAAAAAGTTAGCACCAGTAGTATCTCAGGTAAAGCAAGGTCATATTTCTTTAAGTTCCGCAAATAAGTGGTACACAAAGAAAGAACGTAAGCAATTGCTTAAGAATAAATTTGAGTTTTATGCTTTGGATTTTGAATATTTAGAAAACAAGCTATGGGTTAAAAATACCAGAGGAAAAGATTCTACAATGGTAGGTAGTGAAGTGGTTAAAATTGAAGAGGATTTGGTTTCCGATTTAATAGGTGTATATAAAACACGTTTTTCTTCAGATGGTTATAATACTACATTGCATAATAGATACGTAGGACGGCATTTTTCTAATTTTTATTATAAGGATAAAGGGTTTGTAGATAGTTTAAGAGTTACTTTTAAAAACAAAGACTCCTTATTTATTAAGACGTTTAGAAGATTAAAAAAGAAAGAAAAGTCTAAAAAGCAAGACTCCACAAAAACTAAAAAGCGTGTAAAATTAACTTCTGAAGAGAAAAAAGCAAATCGATTGGCTTCTAAAAAGAAGCGGAAGTTTAATAGGAAACATGGTTTTATAAAAAAGAATAAAGAATATACACGAAATTTCGGCTTTGTAAAAAAAGCTAAAGGTGTGGCTTATATGAAGCTAAGAAGTTTTACCAATGGAAATTATAAAAAATTCTATAAGGAAAGTTTTGCAAAATTAGATTCGGCAAAAACAAAATATTTAATCTTGGATTTAAGAGATAATGGAGGAGGGAGAATCGCCGAAATTGATTATCTGTATTCGTATTTAACCAAAGATAAATATAAATTTATAGAAGATAGCGAGGTAAATAGCCGAGTCCCATTTTTGAAATTTTTAATGAGTAATACGACTCCAAATAGTTTAAAAATATTGTCAGGTATTGTATCTCCAATAATCGTAGTTCAGAATTTAATAAGAACAAGAAAACGAGATGGTAAGCTGTATTACAGGTTTAGGCAAACAAAGGTTAGAGCCCCTAGGCCTTTACATTTTACCGGACACATTTATGTATTGATTAATGGAAATTCATTTTCGGCTTCCTCTTTAATCTCAACGCATTTAAAAGCAACCAAGAGAGCTACTTTTGTAGGGGAAGAAACGGGAGGCGCCTATAATGGTACAGTTGCGGGCATTTATAAAATATATGAATTGCCAAATACCAAACTAAAGATAAGGATGGGGATGATGCAAGTAGAAGCGCCACAAAAACAAAATCCAGACGGTTATGGTGTTAAACCAGATATTGAAATTTTACCAACAGTTAACGATAGAAACTTGAAAAAAGATTCAGAATTAGAATGGGTATTAAA
- the smpB gene encoding SsrA-binding protein SmpB codes for MQKNINIQNKKARFQYEILDKYTAGIVLTGTEIKSIRSSRASIAESFCEFNEQGELFVINMTIEEYAFGNYYNHRPKAERKLLLNKRELKKLLKEVQNTGLTIIPLRLFINEKGYAKMDIALAKGKKLYDKRETIKDRDNKRDLDRIKKNFK; via the coding sequence ATGCAAAAAAACATTAACATACAAAACAAAAAAGCACGCTTTCAGTATGAAATATTAGACAAGTATACTGCGGGAATCGTGCTAACTGGAACAGAAATTAAATCCATACGTAGTAGCCGAGCTTCCATAGCTGAAAGTTTTTGTGAGTTTAATGAGCAAGGAGAGCTTTTTGTTATCAATATGACTATTGAAGAATATGCTTTTGGTAATTATTACAATCATCGTCCTAAAGCAGAAAGAAAACTATTGCTAAACAAACGAGAGCTAAAAAAATTACTAAAAGAAGTTCAAAATACAGGACTCACTATTATTCCTTTACGATTATTTATAAACGAAAAAGGATACGCTAAAATGGACATTGCTTTAGCGAAAGGTAAAAAACTGTATGATAAAAGAGAAACCATTAAGGATCGGGACAATAAACGTGATTTGGATAGAATTAAGAAAAACTTCAAATAA
- a CDS encoding Xaa-Pro dipeptidyl-peptidase produces the protein MNSSVRLKSILLTYALFITGVFSSLGQDTKTTPIFKDGEAQIVEAFNDPSKWIRHDLWVETTFDTDGDGKLDRMHVAVTRPEQTESEELKLPVIYISSPYFAGVAPNIDGLFWNVNHELGDTAKERIHAEVTRVGKRPIISNSHIQKWVPRGYIVVHSSSPGTGLSQGAPTVGGKNESLAPKAVIDWLCGRIKGYKTIDGNVPVIAYWSTGKVGMTGTSYNGTLPVAAATTGVDGLEAIIPIAPVTSFYNYYRSNGLVRSPGGYLGEDVDVLYDFIHSGAEANRPYNNKTIRDTEMKNGIDRITGDYNDFWETRNLMDNAQNMKAALLMSHGFNDWNVMTEHSYGLYAKAKKMGLPTQIFYHQNGHGGPPPIKLMNRWFTRYLHGVENGIENDAKAWIVREDDDMSEPTAYKDYPNPEASNVKLYLTAGVPRAGGLSTSKVKNQGRETLVDDYSFSGKDLATAENSKHRLLYATPKLTKDVHISGVPKVTVKLASSKPAANLSVWLVSLPWNEQQGAAITENIITRGWADPQNHKSLTESKPLKPGKFYEVSFNLMPDDQIIKAGQQIGLMIFSSDKEFTLHPKAGTELTVDLDGTNLILPVVGGVDGFNGAFGE, from the coding sequence ATGAATTCCTCTGTAAGACTAAAGTCTATACTATTAACATACGCCTTATTTATTACCGGCGTATTTTCAAGTTTAGGACAAGACACAAAAACAACACCTATTTTTAAAGATGGTGAAGCACAAATAGTAGAAGCATTTAACGATCCTAGTAAATGGATTAGACATGATTTATGGGTAGAAACAACTTTTGATACTGATGGTGATGGTAAATTGGACCGTATGCATGTTGCTGTTACCAGACCAGAACAAACCGAAAGCGAAGAATTAAAACTTCCTGTTATTTATATTTCCAGTCCGTATTTTGCAGGTGTTGCACCAAATATTGACGGGCTTTTTTGGAATGTAAACCACGAGCTTGGGGACACAGCAAAAGAACGCATTCATGCCGAAGTAACCCGAGTAGGTAAACGTCCAATCATATCTAATTCCCACATACAAAAATGGGTTCCTAGAGGTTATATTGTGGTACACTCTTCTTCTCCTGGAACTGGGCTTTCACAAGGGGCTCCAACAGTTGGGGGCAAAAATGAATCTTTAGCCCCAAAAGCAGTTATTGATTGGCTTTGCGGACGTATAAAAGGTTATAAAACTATTGATGGAAATGTACCTGTTATAGCCTATTGGTCTACTGGAAAAGTAGGTATGACAGGAACATCATATAACGGCACACTACCAGTGGCAGCAGCTACAACGGGTGTTGATGGTTTAGAAGCTATAATCCCTATTGCACCTGTAACCTCTTTTTACAACTATTATAGGTCTAATGGCTTAGTAAGATCTCCTGGTGGGTATTTGGGAGAGGATGTTGATGTGCTTTATGATTTTATCCATAGCGGTGCAGAAGCTAATCGCCCGTACAATAATAAAACTATTAGAGATACCGAAATGAAAAACGGTATAGATAGAATTACTGGGGATTATAATGATTTCTGGGAAACACGTAATTTAATGGATAATGCCCAGAATATGAAGGCTGCTTTATTGATGTCTCATGGTTTTAATGATTGGAACGTAATGACAGAACACAGCTATGGCTTATATGCTAAAGCAAAAAAAATGGGACTTCCAACTCAAATATTTTATCATCAAAACGGGCATGGTGGCCCACCTCCTATTAAATTGATGAATCGCTGGTTTACTCGTTATTTACATGGTGTTGAAAATGGTATTGAAAATGATGCGAAAGCCTGGATTGTTCGTGAAGATGACGACATGTCTGAACCTACAGCTTATAAAGATTACCCAAATCCAGAAGCATCCAATGTGAAACTTTATCTAACAGCTGGTGTTCCCAGAGCTGGTGGATTGAGTACCTCTAAAGTGAAAAATCAAGGACGTGAAACCTTGGTTGATGATTATTCATTTTCTGGTAAAGATCTGGCAACAGCAGAAAATTCTAAGCATCGTTTACTTTATGCAACTCCTAAATTAACTAAAGATGTTCATATTTCTGGAGTGCCTAAAGTAACCGTGAAATTAGCGAGTAGCAAACCTGCAGCTAATTTATCTGTTTGGTTAGTATCTCTTCCCTGGAATGAGCAACAAGGTGCAGCAATTACTGAAAATATCATTACACGTGGCTGGGCAGATCCTCAAAATCATAAATCATTAACCGAAAGTAAACCTTTAAAACCTGGAAAATTTTACGAAGTGTCTTTTAATTTAATGCCAGATGATCAAATTATTAAAGCAGGGCAACAAATAGGTTTGATGATTTTTTCTAGTGATAAAGAATTTACTTTACACCCAAAAGCTGGAACTGAGCTGACTGTTGATTTGGATGGTACTAATTTGATCTTACCTGTTGTTGGTGGGGTTGATGGGTTTAATGGGGCTTTTGGAGAGTAA
- a CDS encoding protein-L-isoaspartate(D-aspartate) O-methyltransferase: protein MKDTFKHKGLRQQLVNVLKAKGITDANVLNAIGKIPRHLFMDSGFLDHAYQDKAFPIAADQTISQPYTVAFQSELLQVKKGDKILEIGTGSGYQTAVLCELGAKVFSIERQQELFKKTSKFLPKLGYRAKKLIFGDGYKGLVDEAPFEGIIVTAGAPFVPKPLLSQLKIGGRLVIPVGDNVQIMTMFTRKGQKEFSQEEFGEFRFVPLLEDKN from the coding sequence TTGAAAGATACTTTTAAACACAAAGGCTTACGCCAACAATTGGTTAATGTTTTAAAGGCCAAAGGAATAACAGATGCAAATGTTTTAAACGCTATAGGTAAAATACCAAGGCATTTGTTTATGGATTCTGGTTTTTTAGATCATGCCTACCAAGATAAAGCGTTTCCTATTGCAGCAGATCAAACTATTTCGCAACCTTATACCGTAGCATTTCAAAGTGAATTGTTACAAGTTAAGAAAGGCGATAAGATTTTAGAAATTGGTACAGGAAGCGGGTATCAAACGGCAGTTTTGTGTGAATTAGGTGCTAAGGTTTTTAGTATTGAACGCCAGCAAGAGTTATTTAAAAAGACGAGCAAGTTTTTACCGAAATTAGGATATCGTGCAAAGAAACTTATTTTTGGTGATGGTTATAAAGGGTTAGTTGATGAAGCACCTTTCGAGGGTATTATTGTTACTGCGGGCGCGCCCTTTGTCCCAAAACCTTTGTTAAGTCAATTAAAAATAGGAGGTAGGCTGGTTATTCCTGTAGGTGATAATGTGCAAATTATGACAATGTTTACCAGAAAAGGACAAAAAGAATTTTCGCAAGAAGAATTTGGTGAGTTTCGTTTTGTGCCTTTGTTAGAGGATAAAAATTAA
- a CDS encoding Gfo/Idh/MocA family protein — translation MLNVGVLGAGHLGKIHLRLLNQSKKYNLVGFYDADATNGHKVETEFGYKFFNSIEALIDAVDVVDIVTPTLSHYDCAKQAIAKGRHIFIEKPITNTVEEAEHIRELLSEHNLRGQVGHVERFNPAFMAVKDDIKSPMFIESHRLAEFNPRGTDVPVVLDLMIHDIDIILSLVSSKVKNVTASGVSVISDTPDIANARIEFENGCVANLTASRISLKKMRKARFFQKDAYISVDFLEKKCEVVKMKDAPEQPGDFDMILQNAEGVKKQIYFDNPEISENNAILDELETFADAINNNTSPIVTLHDGTEALRVATQIINCF, via the coding sequence ATGCTCAACGTTGGTGTACTAGGTGCAGGACACTTAGGAAAAATTCATTTAAGACTCCTTAATCAATCAAAAAAATATAATCTCGTAGGTTTTTATGATGCTGATGCAACAAACGGTCATAAAGTAGAAACCGAGTTTGGTTATAAATTTTTTAATTCCATAGAAGCACTTATTGATGCTGTTGATGTGGTAGATATAGTCACACCAACACTTTCGCATTACGATTGTGCAAAACAAGCCATTGCAAAAGGCAGGCATATATTCATTGAAAAACCGATTACCAACACCGTAGAAGAAGCAGAACATATTAGAGAGTTACTGTCTGAGCATAATCTTAGAGGACAAGTAGGGCATGTGGAGCGCTTTAATCCTGCTTTTATGGCCGTAAAAGATGATATTAAATCACCTATGTTTATTGAATCTCATCGTTTGGCAGAATTTAACCCAAGGGGAACCGATGTGCCAGTCGTATTGGATTTGATGATTCATGATATTGATATTATTTTAAGTCTTGTAAGTTCTAAAGTGAAAAATGTTACAGCTAGTGGTGTTTCGGTAATTAGTGATACACCAGATATTGCAAATGCCCGAATTGAATTTGAAAACGGCTGTGTCGCCAACCTAACCGCTAGTAGGATATCTTTAAAGAAAATGCGTAAAGCACGTTTCTTCCAAAAAGATGCTTATATTTCTGTAGATTTCTTAGAGAAGAAATGTGAAGTTGTTAAAATGAAAGATGCACCCGAACAACCTGGAGATTTTGATATGATACTTCAAAATGCCGAAGGCGTAAAAAAGCAAATTTATTTTGATAATCCAGAGATATCAGAAAACAATGCCATTCTAGATGAATTAGAGACATTTGCCGACGCTATAAATAATAACACTTCCCCTATTGTAACGCTTCACGACGGTACAGAAGCACTAAGAGTAGCAACTCAAATAATAAATTGTTTTTAA
- a CDS encoding 3-hydroxybutyryl-CoA dehydrogenase: MKNIAVIGAGTMGNGIAHTFAQSGFTVKLIDISETSLEKGMATITKNLDRMVAKEKISEADKTKTLANITTFTGISEGVSSADLVVEAATENVGLKLKIFKQLDDVCSNNTILATNTSSISITQIAAVTSRPDKVIGMHFMNPVPIMKLVEIIRGYNTSDEVTKNIMAMSKTLGKVPVEVNDYPGFVANRILMPMINESIETLYNGVAGVNEIDTVMKLGMAHPMGPLQLADFIGLDVCLSILHVMYDGFKNPKYAPCPLLVNMVRAGKLGVKSGEGFYDYSESRKAEHVAKQFLK; this comes from the coding sequence ATGAAAAACATTGCAGTTATAGGAGCCGGTACTATGGGTAATGGCATCGCTCACACTTTTGCACAAAGTGGCTTTACGGTAAAACTTATCGATATAAGCGAAACTTCACTAGAAAAAGGGATGGCTACCATTACCAAAAATTTGGATAGAATGGTCGCGAAAGAAAAAATTTCTGAAGCAGATAAGACTAAAACGTTAGCAAATATTACCACGTTTACAGGTATTTCTGAAGGGGTTTCTTCTGCAGATTTAGTTGTTGAAGCTGCTACTGAAAATGTAGGCTTAAAGCTTAAAATATTCAAGCAATTAGACGATGTTTGCTCAAACAATACCATTCTGGCTACCAATACATCTTCCATATCAATTACACAAATAGCCGCAGTAACATCCAGACCAGATAAGGTTATTGGCATGCATTTTATGAACCCTGTGCCTATTATGAAATTAGTTGAAATTATTCGTGGTTATAACACGAGTGACGAGGTCACTAAAAATATCATGGCTATGTCTAAGACTTTAGGTAAAGTTCCTGTTGAAGTTAACGACTACCCTGGTTTTGTAGCAAATCGTATTTTAATGCCCATGATTAACGAATCTATAGAAACACTTTATAATGGTGTTGCCGGTGTGAATGAAATTGATACCGTTATGAAATTAGGTATGGCACACCCTATGGGACCTTTGCAATTAGCAGATTTTATAGGCTTAGATGTTTGTCTATCTATACTTCATGTGATGTACGATGGATTTAAAAACCCAAAATACGCACCTTGCCCATTATTAGTAAATATGGTTAGAGCAGGTAAATTAGGTGTTAAATCCGGAGAAGGCTTTTATGATTATTCTGAAAGCAGAAAAGCGGAACATGTGGCTAAGCAGTTTTTGAAATAG
- a CDS encoding four helix bundle protein, translated as MKFQDLLAYRKSFDLAMKIFHLSKHFPKEETYSLTDQIRRSSRSVSVNISEAYRKRLYPKHFISKLTDSDAENSETQTWLEFSLHCEYISKETFNDLMSDCNEVGKLINYMIQNPGKFGCK; from the coding sequence ATGAAGTTTCAAGATTTATTGGCTTATAGAAAATCATTTGATTTAGCAATGAAAATTTTTCATTTATCAAAACACTTTCCTAAAGAAGAAACTTATTCTCTTACAGATCAAATTAGAAGGTCTTCAAGAAGTGTATCCGTCAATATTTCGGAAGCATATCGAAAAAGATTATATCCTAAACACTTTATAAGTAAATTAACTGATAGTGACGCAGAAAACTCAGAAACTCAAACGTGGTTAGAGTTTTCATTACATTGCGAATACATTTCCAAAGAAACCTTTAATGACCTCATGAGTGATTGCAATGAGGTAGGAAAACTAATCAACTATATGATTCAAAACCCTGGAAAGTTCGGTTGTAAATAA
- a CDS encoding DUF1015 domain-containing protein, which yields MAKILPFKAVRPTRDKVSLVAARSYQTYTLAERESRMGYNPFSFLHIINPGYKYHKDISGKERYDLVRNRYLEFKEDAIFIQDKKPNYYVYKIVNREGHVFSGIVAAASSEDYEKDIIKKHEDTIEYRENVFKDYLKTVGFNAEPVLLTYPDNTLISSIISDVQKNRAEFEFTTTYRDTHYLWNLDEPELVDRIRNEFEKINTIYIADGHHRSASSYLLSQDLKSENNTHTGNEPYNYFMSYLIPESDLRIHEFNRLVKDLNGLSKETFLIQLDRMYRIENKGSELYKPNGKHHFSMYLDGEFYSLYLRKSNYKFSNALEALDTHILYKTILEPILGIKDVRNDTRIDYSHGKNDLVNIKNKVDHGEFKVGFGLVPITVKEMKAIADAGLTMPPKSTFIEPKLRSGVTIYEF from the coding sequence ATGGCAAAAATACTACCATTTAAAGCAGTCAGACCAACCCGAGACAAAGTCAGTCTGGTTGCCGCCCGTTCATACCAAACATATACGTTAGCAGAACGTGAATCGAGAATGGGTTACAATCCGTTTTCTTTTTTGCATATTATAAACCCAGGCTATAAATATCATAAGGATATTTCTGGAAAAGAAAGATATGACTTGGTTAGAAATCGCTATTTGGAATTTAAAGAAGATGCTATTTTTATTCAAGATAAAAAACCTAACTATTATGTCTATAAAATTGTAAATAGAGAAGGCCATGTTTTTTCAGGAATTGTTGCTGCTGCAAGTTCCGAGGATTATGAAAAAGACATCATCAAAAAACATGAAGATACTATTGAATATAGAGAAAATGTATTTAAAGATTATTTAAAAACAGTAGGTTTTAATGCAGAACCCGTACTTTTAACCTACCCAGACAACACCCTTATTTCCAGTATTATTTCAGATGTTCAAAAAAATAGAGCAGAATTTGAATTTACAACGACGTATAGAGATACTCATTATTTATGGAATCTTGACGAACCTGAATTAGTTGATCGCATTCGAAATGAATTTGAAAAAATTAACACCATATACATAGCAGATGGTCACCATAGATCTGCTTCTTCATATCTACTTTCTCAAGATCTAAAATCTGAAAACAACACACACACAGGTAACGAACCCTATAATTATTTTATGAGTTATTTAATTCCTGAATCTGATTTAAGAATTCATGAATTTAATAGACTAGTTAAAGATTTAAATGGGTTATCCAAAGAAACATTTTTAATTCAACTCGATAGGATGTATCGTATTGAAAATAAAGGCAGTGAATTATATAAACCAAATGGCAAACATCACTTTAGCATGTATCTTGATGGGGAATTTTATTCCTTATATTTAAGAAAAAGTAATTATAAATTTAGTAACGCTTTAGAAGCTTTAGATACTCATATTTTATACAAAACCATTTTAGAACCTATTTTGGGTATTAAAGATGTACGTAACGATACCCGTATTGATTACTCACATGGTAAGAATGATTTAGTTAATATTAAAAATAAAGTAGATCATGGTGAGTTTAAAGTAGGTTTTGGCTTAGTCCCCATTACTGTTAAAGAAATGAAAGCCATTGCTGATGCTGGTTTAACCATGCCGCCTAAAAGCACTTTTATAGAGCCTAAATTACGAAGTGGTGTTACTATTTATGAATTTTAA
- a CDS encoding DinB family protein has translation MNATEIILLNFSEIRRRSIKLWQGIPEEHLHWKPDNQAFTIIEMIRHVLEGEHLFHMIIKHRGNLGGYKSPWEGLPYKSINDELQFAETYRNDFINMIKNFDSLDLAQIRIERNEVGQSKILGDYLNRIAYHESVHTGQMLSYLRTINIERPLIWD, from the coding sequence ATGAATGCAACTGAAATTATCCTGCTAAATTTTTCTGAAATTAGAAGACGAAGCATAAAACTTTGGCAAGGTATTCCAGAAGAACATTTACATTGGAAACCAGACAATCAAGCCTTTACAATAATAGAGATGATAAGACATGTACTGGAAGGAGAGCATTTATTTCATATGATTATAAAGCATAGAGGTAACTTGGGGGGTTATAAATCCCCTTGGGAAGGTCTGCCATACAAAAGTATAAACGATGAGCTTCAGTTTGCAGAAACGTACCGAAACGATTTTATTAATATGATTAAAAATTTCGATTCGTTAGATTTAGCACAAATTAGAATTGAACGTAATGAAGTTGGACAAAGTAAGATACTTGGAGATTACTTAAACCGCATCGCCTATCATGAATCCGTACATACAGGGCAAATGTTAAGCTACTTAAGAACTATTAATATTGAAAGACCCCTTATTTGGGATTAA
- a CDS encoding YggS family pyridoxal phosphate-dependent enzyme: MSITQNLQNIKTSLPEHVTLVAVSKTKPVSDLMEAYHAGQRIFGENKIQEMVEKHETMPKDIEWHMIGHVQSNKVKYMASFVHLIHGVDNFKLLKEINKQALKHDRVIDCLLQIKIASEDSKFGMTPNEASEIIKSDLFSKLKNIKVVGLMGMATFTNDENQVKKEFNYLKDTFENLKLTSTDNYQLKTISMGMSGDYQLAINCGSTMVRVGSSIFGERNYSI, translated from the coding sequence ATGAGTATAACACAAAACCTTCAAAACATAAAAACATCATTGCCAGAACATGTAACACTTGTTGCTGTTTCAAAAACGAAACCTGTAAGCGATCTAATGGAAGCTTATCATGCTGGGCAACGTATTTTTGGAGAAAACAAGATTCAGGAAATGGTAGAAAAACATGAAACCATGCCCAAAGATATTGAATGGCATATGATTGGCCACGTTCAAAGTAATAAGGTGAAATATATGGCATCATTTGTGCACTTAATTCATGGTGTAGATAATTTCAAACTTTTAAAAGAAATAAATAAACAAGCTTTAAAGCATGATAGAGTGATAGATTGTTTGCTTCAAATAAAGATTGCTTCAGAGGATTCTAAATTTGGAATGACACCAAATGAAGCTTCAGAAATTATAAAATCAGACCTGTTTTCAAAATTAAAAAACATTAAGGTCGTAGGGCTTATGGGAATGGCAACATTTACTAATGATGAAAATCAGGTAAAAAAAGAATTTAACTATTTAAAAGATACTTTTGAAAATTTAAAACTAACAAGTACCGACAATTATCAATTAAAGACCATAAGTATGGGTATGAGTGGAGACTATCAATTAGCAATTAATTGTGGTAGTACAATGGTTAGAGTTGGAAGTAGTATATTTGGTGAACGAAATTATTCAATTTAA
- a CDS encoding exonuclease domain-containing protein, translating to MYAILDIETTGGKYNEEGITEIAIYKYDGHEVVDQFISLVNPEREIQPFVVNLTGINSNMLRHAPKFYEVAKRIVEITDDCILVAHNAQFDYRILKTEFSRLGFDFERKSLCTVELSKNLIPDQPSYSLGKLVRSLGIPVTDRHRASGDALATVKLFKMLLDKDSTKSIIQESIRLNPKHQLEPRHIDIIKDLPDITGVYYIHKANGDIIYIGKSNNIKKRINQHFTSTNQKSKKIQAQVTAVTYEATGSELVALLKESEEIKRVKPIFNRALRRTSFTHALYSFKDENDYINLKIDVADGRKKPITTFSNKQSGKSFINKAIEEYKLCQKLTGIYKTKTSCFNYDIKTCEGACIQKEPTETYNKRVELLLSKNSFSNKNMVIIDKGRDIDEHSAILIENGVFKGLGFFNLNYQINNIEVLESIITPMNNNRDTQHIIQNYLRKNKKVKQIIFD from the coding sequence ATTTACGCAATATTAGACATAGAAACTACCGGAGGTAAGTATAATGAAGAAGGCATTACAGAAATTGCGATCTATAAATATGATGGTCATGAAGTAGTCGATCAATTTATAAGTCTGGTAAACCCAGAACGTGAGATACAACCCTTTGTAGTAAATCTAACTGGTATAAACAGCAATATGCTGCGCCATGCACCTAAATTTTATGAAGTTGCCAAACGTATTGTAGAAATCACAGACGATTGTATTTTGGTAGCGCACAACGCTCAATTTGATTATCGAATTTTAAAAACAGAATTTAGCCGCCTAGGATTCGATTTTGAAAGAAAATCACTTTGCACTGTAGAGCTCTCAAAAAATTTAATTCCCGACCAACCTTCTTATAGTCTAGGTAAATTAGTTAGGTCTCTTGGTATTCCTGTAACAGACAGACATCGTGCTTCTGGCGATGCTTTGGCAACAGTAAAGCTATTTAAAATGCTCTTGGATAAAGACAGTACTAAAAGCATTATTCAGGAATCTATACGATTAAATCCAAAACATCAGTTAGAACCAAGACATATAGATATTATTAAAGATTTACCTGATATTACTGGTGTTTACTACATTCATAAAGCTAATGGAGATATTATATATATTGGAAAAAGTAACAATATAAAAAAACGTATCAATCAGCATTTTACAAGTACAAACCAAAAATCAAAAAAAATACAAGCTCAAGTTACCGCTGTTACTTATGAAGCGACAGGTAGTGAACTAGTTGCACTCTTAAAAGAAAGTGAAGAAATAAAACGTGTTAAACCTATATTTAACAGAGCATTGCGCCGAACCAGCTTTACACATGCCTTATATAGTTTTAAGGATGAAAACGATTATATAAATTTAAAAATCGATGTTGCAGACGGACGTAAAAAACCAATCACGACTTTTAGTAATAAACAAAGTGGTAAGAGTTTTATCAATAAAGCTATTGAGGAGTACAAATTATGTCAAAAGCTAACAGGTATATATAAAACAAAAACAAGCTGTTTTAACTATGATATAAAAACATGCGAAGGGGCTTGCATTCAAAAAGAACCTACAGAAACTTATAATAAAAGAGTAGAGTTATTATTGTCTAAAAACAGTTTCTCCAACAAAAACATGGTTATTATTGATAAAGGGCGTGATATTGATGAACACAGTGCCATACTCATTGAAAATGGTGTATTTAAAGGATTGGGCTTTTTTAATCTTAACTATCAAATCAATAATATTGAGGTTTTAGAATCTATTATCACCCCTATGAATAATAATCGCGACACACAGCATATTATTCAAAACTACCTTCGTAAAAATAAAAAAGTAAAACAAATTATATTTGATTAG